In the genome of uncultured Celeribacter sp., the window CATTCGGGTCGCGTTCGTCTTTGAAGGTGTCGGCGGAGACCACCTGAACCTTGCCCTTGAGCGCACCGTAGATGGTGTAATCATAGGCCGAAAGCTTGATCGTCGCATCCTGCCCCGGCTCGACATGGGCGATGTCTTCGGGCCGCACCTGTGCCTCGATGAACAGCTCTTCGTCGACGGGAATGATCTGGACCAATTCCTCGCCCGGACGGATCACACCGCCGATGGTGGTCACCGTCAGATTGTTGACGATGCCGCGCATCGGCGCGGTGATCACGGTGCGGTCCAATTGGTCATTCGCCAGCGTAAGCGCCTGTTTCACCGACGCAATTTCCTTGAGCGTATCGGAATATTCCTCGGCGCGCTGCAAATCGGCCTGTGTCACGATCTCATTATATTTGAGCTGAGCGTCCGAATGCGCCTTGCGCGCGCGGGTCACTTCGATGAGGGACACCACGTTTTTTTGGAGCATATCCTCCATCAGGGATCGCTCGGTTTCCGCCTGTTTGAGAACCGCCATCGCGCCATCTTTACGGGCCAGATAATCGGCGACGCGAGCGCTCAAAAGCGCCTGCTCGGAGGCCACGACATCGGAGGCACGGGCCGCCAGATCATCGTCCACCTCGAAAGTCCCCTCACCCGCCATCTCCGCCTCAAGCCGCAGTTGACGCACACTCAAAGCATCGAGCTTTTCCTGAAGATCATCGGCGGAGGTGCGAAATTCTGTGCCTTGCAAACGCGCAAGCACCTGTCCCTGCGCGACCTCTTGGCCCTCATGCACCAGAAGTTCGGACAGGATGCCACCTTCGAGGTTCTGAACGATCTGCGGGCGGGAACTTGAGATCATCTGACCATCGGAGCGCACGATCTCATCGACCCGCGCAATCGCCGCCCAGAGCAGGAACGCCAACACGATCAGCCCCACGATGCGGATCACCCAACCAGGACGATCCATATCGCGGTCCCACATGTCGTCGAGCGTCACCATTACGCTTGCCCGCCAGGACTTTGGGATTTCGACAGATGCGCCATGACCTGATCACGCGGGCCATCGACGACCATGCGCCCGTCCTTGAACACCATGGTGCGGTCCGCCAGCCCGACGATGGGCATACGATGCGTCGCGATCACGGCGGTGCGGCCAGACAGCCATGAGCGCAAACGCGTCACCAAGGCGGTTTCAAGCGCTTGATCCAGCGCCGCTGTCGGTTCATCGAGCAGGCACACAGACGGGTTCTGCAACCAAAGCCGCGCCCAGCCGATGGATTGCCTCTGCCCGACCGAAAGCCCTTCGCCGCCGTCGCGAATTTCGAGATCGAGGCCGCGGTGATGGCCACGGACAAAAGCACCAAGCCCCGCGAAATCCAACGCGGCCAAAAGACGGTCGTCATTGCGTTCCAGACCGCCCAGATCGAGGTTGTCGCGCAGGCTCCCGGCAAAGAGCCGCACATCTTGGCCGAGATAGCCGACAGAGCGGCGAATGTCGCGCGGGTCGATCTGGCTCATCTCTGCGCCATCGAGCATCACACGCCCCTGCGTCGGCGCATAAAGCCCCGCAAGCAGTTTGAGAAATGTGCTCTTTCCCGATCCATTGGCGCCCAGAACTGCCACAATCTGTCCCGGCTTGACATCAACGGCCGGCAGATCCAACGTCGGCGCACCTTCCGGGTCATAGCGAAACTGCGTCTCGCGCAGGGCATAGGCGCCGGTGATCTCAGAACGGCGCAGGAAGTTGCGATCCTCGCCCGAATCTTGCGGCGCGGTCGCGATCGCATCCAGCCCATCAAGCGCGGTTTTGACATTGGTCCACCGCGCCATCGTGCCCGAAAGCTGCGTCAGAGGCGCCAAGGTGCGCGAGGTCAAAATGCCGGTGGCGATGATCGTCCCCACGGTGAATTCGCCCGCAAAAACAAGGTAAGTCCCGGCCACAACGGCCAGCACATAGGTGAGCTGTTGCACCGCTTGCGACCAGAAGGTCAGCACACCGGCAAGTTTGCGTTGCTCCGAAGATTTCGCGGCAGACAAGAGGTTCAGCTCGTCCCAGATGCGGCGCACGCGCTCTTCGCCGCGCTGGGTCTTGATCGTGTCCAGCTCGAACACCGCTTCGTGTAGCAAACGCGTCGCTTTGGCCGAGGCGCCTTGGGTCTCCTGCGTCAGACGCATCATGCGTTTTTGCATGAAATAGCCGGGGACGACCATGATCACCGCGCCTAGGCCCAAGATGATCACCACCGGCCCGGCGATAGACGCCACCAAGGCGAAGAACAGGAAAATAAAGGGAATATCGGCGACGGAACCAATCGTAGAGGCGGTAAAGAATTCGCGCACCGAGCCGAATTCCCGCATCGCGGAAAACAACCCCGTTGGCGTGGTCGGGCGCGCATCCGAGCGCATGCCCAAGAGCCGCTGCATCAACATGGATTGCACCCGCATCTCGATCTGGCGCCCTGCACCATCCATCAACCGCGAGCGGGCAAGTTTCAAAACCGCCTCGAATCCAATGGCCAGAGCGGCCCCCAATGCCAGCACCCAAAGCGTCGCCTGCGATTGGTGCGGGATCACGCGGTCATAGACCTGTAGTGAAAACATCGCGACCGCCACAGCCAGCATATTGGCCACCAGAGAGCCCAGAGCGATCTCGCCGATCTGACGTTTGAACGCGCCGAATTGGCCCCAAAACCAATGCTGTTTTGAGATGTCCGGCACATAACTGGCGGCAATTGTTTCAAGCGACTTGCCGGCACGCACCGCGACACCGGAGAAGAACGGCGCAAATTCGGCCAGAGGCACTTCGGCGCGTTGATCCGGTGCACTTTGGTCGAAGAGGGTCAGAACCTGGCCTTTTTGCTTCAGAACCAAAACCACATGACCCGAGGACATATAGGCCAGAGCGGGCCAAAACTTTGCGCTCAAAGATGTGGGTCGCGCCACCTCGGCCTTGAGCCCCGTCATCTCCAACGCGCGGGCCATCGCCTCAGGCGAAATGTCTTCGCCGCCCTGATCGGAAAAGCTTTCCAACAGATCGGAAATCATCGCACGTTGACCAAACTGTGCGGCCAAATGGGCAACAAGCTCGGCGCGCTGGATGTGGCGGCGCGTGAAACCCGATTGCGCAGGGGGCGCAGGCGCTTGTGAAACAACAGGGGCACTCTGTGTCTGCGGCTCAGGCTGGGATACCGGCTGCGCAGGCACAGGCACGCTCTCAGAAACGGCATTCTTTTCAATCGGCGCAGCCAGAGGTGCTTGCGCCTGTGCGGCCCTCGCCTGACGGGCCTGCGCAGCGGCTTTGACATCGGCTTTCACCTGGGCCACATCGCGCTTCGGTTTGCGGGTCGCATCGGCAGCCTTGCGCGCCTTTTCAAGCCGCTCCGTTTTAGCCGCCTCTCGCGCCTTGCGGTCCTCTTCGCGGGCTTTGGCACCGGCCTCTTCGCGGGCACGCACCTCGGCAGTCGCCTCTGCGGCCTTCGCGCGCAACGCGGCTTTCGCGGCACGTTTCTTTTCTGCCAGCGGATCAACAGGTTTGGCGGCGGACGCAGGACGTGTCGCGGCAGGTTTCGCCTCTGCCCGAGGTGCGCCCAGATGCACCGTCAAAGGGGCTTTCGGTGCCTTGACCTCATTTGACACATCCTTCGGCACGGCAGGCTTTGCGGAGGTGAGTTTAAAGGCGAGTTTCGGTGCTTTGCTCAAATCGACGCCCCATCTGTCAAAGCCCCGTTGACGCGGGCGATTTCCAACTCGGTCAGGGCAATTTCATATTTCAGATCAATATGTTTCAACTCTTCGCGGATCATCTGTTCGTAGACGTTCAGCACATCCATGACAGATTTCTGACCCGCTTCGAATTGATCCTGAAAAATGCGGTAATTGGCGCGGGTTTGCTGCACCAGATCGGCGGCATCGCGTTCCTGACGGCGCAGGGCCGTGAGGTGGCTGGTGAGCCGTGCATCCCGCCGCGCTGCGGTTTCACGTGCCTTGCCGATGGCCGCCGTCGCCGCCGCTTCGCGGGCACGGCTGGCGTCCATCTCGGCGGATGTGCCAAGACCAAGCCCCGCGCCCGCATAGTCAACAGACGAACTCTTGCTCTGCCCCAGAATTGTCGACGCGCTGAGCGTCGGAAGCATGGCGGCGCGCTCGGCCTGAGCCTCGGCGACGGCACGTTTGGCTTCAGCCTCGGCGCGCAGCACATCGAGCGAGGTCAAGCCCGAAGGCGGCAAGGCCACGCCGGTCGCCTGTTCGAGCGAAGGCAAGGTTGCGCCACCTGTGAGTGCGGCCAACTCGGCCCGCGCACTGTCTTCGGCCTCGCGATGGGTGCGCGCTTCATGTTCCATTTCCGAAATGATCGAGCGCACGACACGTTGGTCCGACAGGCTCGACGCACCACCTTTGACACGTTCCGTCACCACGCGGTTGAACTCATGCATCCGGCCCAGCCCACGCTCGGCCATACCGGCCTTTTCGCGCGCTTCGGAAATCGTGATGTAAAGTGTCAGCCCCTCGTAGAGACGGTCGTTCATGTCCTGCGACAGGGCCACGGCGGAAACTTCGACATCGGCAGCGGCAAAGGCGCGTTCGGCCTTGCGTTTGCCATTGTCGTAAAGCGTCATATCGACCAAAAGCCCGGCTGCGACCTTGCCCAAAGCATCGAGAGAGATGGATGGCCCAATGGTGGGCAACCAGTTTTTGGACCGGGCCACAGAGCGCATTTTGGAGGCGCGCAGTTCGGCTTCGGCCACGCCCGAAGAGGTGGAGAGAACGGCCTCGGCGACCCGGTCATAGGCCGAACCTTTGGGCAGGACGGACTGGCGGGACAAAAGATCTGATATGATCGGAGAACTGTCGCCACTGTTGGCTGCGGTCAGGCTTGGAGCGGAGGCTTCGGTTGCATCGGACGTCATATCGCCTTTGGAGGAGGCGACAGGTTCGACCTTTGACAGAGACAAAGATTGGGCGAAGGATTGGCCAAAACCGCCGTTGGAGCCACCAACACAACCACTCAGGCACATCACGGCACCGATCAGGACGCTGAGCTGTGTCCGAACTCTCATAACCTATGCCCCCACAACATCTTTGGCTCAGGCGGGGAATGCTCCCCGCCGCGCTTTTTGCTCTTTTACGGCAGAACCACCTCAATATCGTGATCGACCAAAACCTGATCGTCGCCCAGCGTGTAGATGTCGTAGGTCTGCCCGTCGATCGAAGTGCTGTCGCCCGTCATGGCGGCCCCTTCGAGCACCACACGATCGTCTTCGCCGCCATGGATGGTCAACGTGCCATCCTCGCCGATCAGCCGATCGAGATCGGCCGCAGAGAGGGTGACTTCACCACCGTTGACGAATTGCAGATCAATCGCGCCGAGATCGAATTGATCGAGGCCGGAGTTGTCGAGATCCACTTCGAAATAGGCCCCGTCGGGACGTGTATTCGTGGTGTCGAGCACAAGAAGCGTGTCGGAACTGTTGCCCGCCACGTCGTCACTGGTGATCACAATCTGATCGCCATTGGAGACATTGGAGCCGAAATTCAAAAGGGTTTCGGATCCGAGGTCGTAATCCGCGTGGTTGATCTCCGCAGTGGAGCCGTCTTCATCGAGCGCGTAGACCGAGACGTCGTCACTGTTCTCAGAGATCGAAATGGACCGGACCCCTGTCACATCCCGTGTCACGGATTCGACCATCGGTTCGTTGATTTCAGTGTCCACGGTGATGGCCGTTGTCTCAGAGCGGAAGTTGCCCGCTGCATCGGTGGCTTCGATCAGGACATCGGCCTGATAGGTGCCCTCGGTGATTTCACCCGGCGCATAGGTCACGGTCCAGCTGCCATCGCTGGCCACATCGGCCAGACGACGCACCCCGTCGAGGGTCACGTAAACGGACGAGCCCGGTTCGACAGAGCCGGTCAAAATCGCACCGGCGTTCACCTCGGCCAGGTTCAGGAACAGATCGCCACCGGCATCCGCCGTCATTTCGAGCGCATTGACATAGGTGTCATAGGTGATCGTTTCGGTGAGCGACGATGTGTTGCCCGCGAGATCTGTGGCAGAGATGGTGACATTTGCCGCCCCCTCACCAGAAGGCAGGTCCGCAGCCGGAAGCGTCGCGGTCCAGTTGCCGGCGGGATCGACCATCGCCATATAGGTCTTGCCCTGGAAGGACAGGGTCACGGTGGACCCCACTTCGACCGTTCCCGACAGCGCAACACCAGAGGCGGCCTCGGCGGCATTGACGACGCCATCGGCACCGCCCTGAACGCCGGTTTCCGCGAAATTCGAGACATAGGTGTCGATCTCCACGGCGGACTGCACCGTTGTGCTGTTGCCAACGGCATCGGTCAGCGTGGCGGTGACGGTGCTGTCATATTCGCCAGCCACGATTTCGGAGGCCGCGAAGAAGGCCGCATAGGTTCCCCCTGCGGTCGACATCACGCTGTGCGACACGCCCGCGAGCGTCACGGTCACGGTTTCGCCCGGCGTGGCCGTGCCGGTGATCCAGACACCGTCGGAGGCCTCGGAGGCATTGATGACGTTGTCGC includes:
- a CDS encoding ATP-binding cassette domain-containing protein, whose product is MPAQPVSQPEPQTQSAPVVSQAPAPPAQSGFTRRHIQRAELVAHLAAQFGQRAMISDLLESFSDQGGEDISPEAMARALEMTGLKAEVARPTSLSAKFWPALAYMSSGHVVLVLKQKGQVLTLFDQSAPDQRAEVPLAEFAPFFSGVAVRAGKSLETIAASYVPDISKQHWFWGQFGAFKRQIGEIALGSLVANMLAVAVAMFSLQVYDRVIPHQSQATLWVLALGAALAIGFEAVLKLARSRLMDGAGRQIEMRVQSMLMQRLLGMRSDARPTTPTGLFSAMREFGSVREFFTASTIGSVADIPFIFLFFALVASIAGPVVIILGLGAVIMVVPGYFMQKRMMRLTQETQGASAKATRLLHEAVFELDTIKTQRGEERVRRIWDELNLLSAAKSSEQRKLAGVLTFWSQAVQQLTYVLAVVAGTYLVFAGEFTVGTIIATGILTSRTLAPLTQLSGTMARWTNVKTALDGLDAIATAPQDSGEDRNFLRRSEITGAYALRETQFRYDPEGAPTLDLPAVDVKPGQIVAVLGANGSGKSTFLKLLAGLYAPTQGRVMLDGAEMSQIDPRDIRRSVGYLGQDVRLFAGSLRDNLDLGGLERNDDRLLAALDFAGLGAFVRGHHRGLDLEIRDGGEGLSVGQRQSIGWARLWLQNPSVCLLDEPTAALDQALETALVTRLRSWLSGRTAVIATHRMPIVGLADRTMVFKDGRMVVDGPRDQVMAHLSKSQSPGGQA
- a CDS encoding TolC family protein, with protein sequence MRVRTQLSVLIGAVMCLSGCVGGSNGGFGQSFAQSLSLSKVEPVASSKGDMTSDATEASAPSLTAANSGDSSPIISDLLSRQSVLPKGSAYDRVAEAVLSTSSGVAEAELRASKMRSVARSKNWLPTIGPSISLDALGKVAAGLLVDMTLYDNGKRKAERAFAAADVEVSAVALSQDMNDRLYEGLTLYITISEAREKAGMAERGLGRMHEFNRVVTERVKGGASSLSDQRVVRSIISEMEHEARTHREAEDSARAELAALTGGATLPSLEQATGVALPPSGLTSLDVLRAEAEAKRAVAEAQAERAAMLPTLSASTILGQSKSSSVDYAGAGLGLGTSAEMDASRAREAAATAAIGKARETAARRDARLTSHLTALRRQERDAADLVQQTRANYRIFQDQFEAGQKSVMDVLNVYEQMIREELKHIDLKYEIALTELEIARVNGALTDGASI
- a CDS encoding HlyD family type I secretion periplasmic adaptor subunit; this encodes MVTLDDMWDRDMDRPGWVIRIVGLIVLAFLLWAAIARVDEIVRSDGQMISSSRPQIVQNLEGGILSELLVHEGQEVAQGQVLARLQGTEFRTSADDLQEKLDALSVRQLRLEAEMAGEGTFEVDDDLAARASDVVASEQALLSARVADYLARKDGAMAVLKQAETERSLMEDMLQKNVVSLIEVTRARKAHSDAQLKYNEIVTQADLQRAEEYSDTLKEIASVKQALTLANDQLDRTVITAPMRGIVNNLTVTTIGGVIRPGEELVQIIPVDEELFIEAQVRPEDIAHVEPGQDATIKLSAYDYTIYGALKGKVQVVSADTFKDERDPNAQPYYRVTATVDLDSLTERQQRIEIRPGMRAQVELHTGSKTFLQYLLKPLYKSREAFREP